From the Streptomyces pluripotens genome, one window contains:
- a CDS encoding helix-turn-helix domain-containing protein, producing MIPRNRPVINESDIAQQAGVPIATWRRRDAPALRQRVPALFPSSRVLVYDLAQAQAYIDGRPIPALPTGEHPDDRLNDEEAAAVLGVAASTVRAYATQGYLPAGTTVYSLRLWARRDIEDRRNTPTRQGKGGGRPPGKESKLRKAHAYEGDPRLRTATAALKTAEDTPRTRLAATLADQHGGSTRTWERLLAQADRDTGTDPDARQPHGGATTRACAVGGER from the coding sequence GTGATCCCCCGCAACCGCCCCGTGATCAACGAATCCGACATCGCCCAGCAGGCCGGAGTACCCATCGCCACGTGGCGGCGTCGCGACGCCCCCGCCCTCCGGCAGCGTGTGCCGGCTCTCTTCCCCAGCAGCCGCGTACTGGTGTACGACCTCGCCCAGGCCCAGGCCTACATCGACGGGCGCCCCATCCCCGCTCTGCCCACCGGAGAACACCCCGACGACCGTCTCAACGACGAGGAGGCCGCCGCCGTGCTCGGCGTCGCGGCGAGCACCGTTCGCGCCTACGCGACCCAGGGCTACCTCCCGGCGGGCACCACCGTCTACAGCCTCCGCCTCTGGGCCCGCCGAGACATCGAGGACCGCCGCAACACCCCCACCCGGCAAGGAAAAGGAGGCGGGCGCCCCCCAGGCAAAGAGAGCAAGCTCCGCAAGGCCCACGCCTACGAAGGCGACCCCCGTCTGCGCACCGCCACCGCAGCACTCAAAACCGCCGAGGACACCCCCCGCACCCGCCTCGCGGCCACGCTCGCCGACCAGCACGGCGGATCCACCCGCACATGGGAACGGCTCCTCGCCCAAGCCGACCGCGACACCGGAACGGACCCGGACGCTCGACAGCCACATGGCGGCGCTACGACAAGGGCGTGCGCCGTTGGTGGCGAACGGTGA